One Salvia splendens isolate huo1 chromosome 1, SspV2, whole genome shotgun sequence genomic window, GGTCTTCTCGCCGTTTCGGTCGAGAGAGGTATGTTTTTTGGGgctatgatgatatttttctgagcCTAACCTGCTCGGATGCCATGTAGAATTGTATAATTGTGTGTTATATATTGACAATGAAGTGATACATCATATATAGACATAGGGAGTATTATACATGGTAAGatttcctcaatcaaatctcCCTAATTTGTCGTCTAAATATCTCGTCTAATCTTCTCCTGATTTAAGGTAATCTTCTTCATTCTTTGCGAGATATTCTCTAATCTCCAACAGATACGGCACATAATAATATGATTACTGatttacacgattaaaacctgatTTTATACAATTAGACCTGATTTACATGATAAAAACCTTATTTACACAATTAGAATTTGAATTACATGATTAAATCAGATTTTTAAACTTGATTTACTCAATCAAAACCTGATTTACACCATTAAAgttgatattacacgataaaaaCCTGATTCACACgaatatagaaaataaaagtaaaatatggtaatttctaaaaaatagttaaaagtGATATTACTATTGTTTTTAATGGATTATCCGAACTCAACTCGAAACCAATAAGGACATGAAACCAATTAGAATTGACTCAAATTCATTAATTTCGTGTCTGtgtcaaaataatttccaacccGAGACAAGAATGTCCACCAGCAGACCTATCGACTATACTTTGTGTTGATTTGTAGATGCATCAAAGAGTGGGACTAGTTCATATTCAAACGTATGAATTGAATCCCTGAAcatttgattaataataataaatgaaacTCATTCCAACCGATCACATATATCCCATGGAATATGGATTATGTCATTGCCATGTCAATATTAGAATGCAGAAATTATTGTACGTGTTGTCAATTGTTTGCACAGAATTAATGGAGTAGTAGTGATTTAGTATTAATTTTGAAATGAGATACACCCGTCTTCATAAGCTGTATCCAAAAGTTCAGTATACAACGAACACTATTAGCGGCAGATTCATGGAAACTGAACTTGAAGAACAGAACTTTGATTTACTAATTAGACCAATTATCTTAGATGAAATGAAAATTCCTTGTCTAGGCTATTTAtacatgtattaataatatGGGTGTGATCAATTCCTAACTTTTTAAAGTTGttaactctgctaactcatcaacgcagtgtattaaaatattaacacaATGACATTAAAGTGTCaatacataattttgttgacatttcaataaattgtgttaacatttttaatacactagtTGATGAATTAGCAGAATTAGCCTCTTAGCAATATAACATAccccattaataatagtatatGTAATCAGTTAAATTTTTTTGATAGAAATGATCATGATTGCAGCCTTTTGGATTGTGCACAAAAAGAAAAGTTGAGAACATGGGATGGATGTTGGTGAGTGACCCGCAACATGCACATAAAACAATCCAACCTCCATACTTTTCTCTACTTTActtcacacaaaaaaaaaacaaatttattgTTTACTATCGTAGTATTTTGATAAACTATAAAAAGGCTCTAGATATTGTGCTTGGGTTCTTTTTAATTACTGGGAATGTAGTTATCTAAATTATAATCATCTTTTATTTACAGAGGAAGATACACTAAAATCTTCAATGCATTTTAAATAGTAAATCGGACACaagaatatgaatataataacgGGATTAAGAGATATATTGCGGAAAAACGCACAAAAAGTAGGATAGTACTATATAGCCATCACTTATAATTAGAAATCAAATCTCTAACCTAGTTGATTAAAAAATACACTAAAATCTTCAATGCTTTTAAAAGAGTAAATCGGACAAAAGAATATGAAAATAGTAACGGTATTAAGAGATATATTACGAAAAAACGCACAAATAAGTAGGATACTATATAGAGCCATCACTTGTAAACTAGAAATCAAATCTCAagtgattaaaaaaatagatgGATGAAATTGTATTTAAGATCATTTTACTTTAGGGGTGAAAAGGTCTTTTAATAACTCGGTGCAagttagggctggcaaatcgtgcggattgggtcgttatcgggtcaacctgataatgacccaacccaataaggcctaacctgaacccgacctgttaaggaaactgtaaatccgaacacgaacccgacctgctacattcaaatccgaacacgacccgcacccgacacgaacccgttatcgacacgatataatatgggttgacacgacacgataacaacccgaacctgatattacacgattaaaacctaatattacatgattaaaccttaatttttaacctaatttacacaattaaaattcattttatactatttaaacctaatttataagaaatttaaaaattaaagtaatatgtattttttaaaataataataaaaataataatattatttcttaatgggttacccgtatccgacccgcacccgacccaaacccaacccgaaattatcgggttcttaatgggtcaacccgataaggacacggatccaataagacttgacccaacccaataatttcgtgcggattcgtgtcagattatcgtgtcgtgtcgaaaattgccagccctagtgCAAGTGTCGCTTGcgaaattaataaagtaacTCGGGCTTTTCTAGAGTAACTTGGAGCTTTTatctccgtcccattaaatatgcaacatttggtttccaacacatgattttatgcagtgttgttttgtgagttaatgaagagagagagtaaagtaagagagaagaaaaagtagagatggtattgtttccattctaggaaacgtttcatttttattgggacaacccaaaaaggaaaacgtttcatttctaatggggcAGAGGGAGTAGTACATAATACTCTCTTCATCCCACCGAAGATgatcactttcctttttagtttgtccgaaacaagatgactcattactaaaaatgtaacacatttatctctactttatttcatctctcttactttattctcttcacttgacacacaaaataaagctacATAAAATCAGGTGTAAGGGTCCTGGGGACGGAGCGAGTACTTATTTCACATACTATATGAAATGAATTGTACTCATTTATGAAACGGCTTGTTTAATATAAACGAAATAACGGCTTGTTTAATCTAAACGAAATAATTGTGTCTCATATATGAAACAGTAACTTGTTTCATATAATCCGTTTCATATGTAAGAAATGACCTTTTGttttttacatatataaaaggaaCTGGAACTGTTTAACATATATGAAATTAACTTTCAGATATATATTGAATGAAATGTTGGACCTatgtttaatatatatatatgcttcaCATCTACAACTGAATATATGGAACGAAATACAGGCGAATATTTATATAGTTCGACTCGCAACCCATATAGTGCATCGTtttcattttgaattttgaaatgaCCTAAACTGGTATAGATTATGCATCGTTTCTTCTTAACAATAATttcatagtatattttaatagctatcgaattttgtaaaaaatgaCCTCAATGGACAATGATCATATTGTGCATTGTTTTCATTCTGAAATGACAGAATATCGGTATAGATTATGCGTCATCTTTCTTCACAAGAATTTCATGTATTTTATTAGCTATCAATATcatattttgtaaaaatgaccTTAATGCAATCACATAATTCATCGTTTTCATTTTGAAATAACCTTAACTTTTAGTGCATATTATGCTATCATTTTTTCTTGACAagaattttgtgtattttacaaGCTATTGGATTTGGcaaaaaaaaccaaaatataaTGACTAGATAGTGAAGTTAAGAGATTATTGGAGTAGAAATTTAGAGAGATAGTGCTAAGAGTCCAAGACTAAAGGTTTTGGGTTCGAATCCTCATTggcgtaatttttttttgcatagaTATAGTAAATCTCATAACCAAATATAACACGTCCCATAAATATAAGTTTTTTTAAAATCCCTTaaattaatttctaattttcaGACTTTCCTAAGCAAAATTTGGTCAACTTTATTACTGTTCTTCCTAATCCTTCCTCTGTAATGATCTACTAAAATATCTTCGGAATCATCTCTGAattgtatttataattttatgtcTTTGATCTATTCCAATGGAGGTTTTTTTAGACTCTAAttattaggatttaaattattgtatCAAATTCTATACGGGGATATAATTATGGGACGACTGAGAAAAAGTAAACGAAAATTTGAGGACGGGTggaaaatatatactcccttgtttcccattcaatttcatttttgttcCCAATTAATtgtcacttttattttttactactcttactatttttgataattaatattcacatttcactattttttttactaacattttatcagcacaaaataaaattaatagtagtagtatagtaGTACAGGAATTTAcattaaagagaaaataaaaaacatccCTTGAAAGTggaattatattataattataataattgtaTAAAACTGGTTGAAAAGGCATTTTCAGCTTATTCTTTTTCCATCTGAAATTCCTCTGCGGATTTTAGATGCACCTTCAACTCTCTCTCTAGATTTCTGCATTTACGAATCCCCTGCCTACATTTTTGCTGATTTTTCTCTGCTAGTACTCTTTTTGTATTCTCTGTAATTCTTGAACTGCAAACTCCAGCATTTCTCGAGAATCGAGATCTATTCAAGGTCTATTACTTGATGATATAGACGAATTTAGTGTGTTTTCCACAATTCTAGCAATTTTACCATTTCTAAGATGAAAATATTGTCTTAAAAATTGCGATTCGTGTGCTGGATTCTGGATAGTCTGAGCTGGATTGACTGTAAACAGAGAAAGACAACCGGTGGAAGAAGACTCACACATGTCACAGGTTTCCATAGATACAGAGATAGTTGAAACGGAGTCGTGTTCTGGAGGTTCGCGCCCCTTTAGAAATTTCAGAGGCGTAAGGTGGCGTATTGATTTGGGGATTTTACCATCTTATCCTTCGGCCTCCGTCGACGATCTTCGCCGGATTACCGCTAATTCTCGGAGAAGGTAAAAGCATAGCTTTTTTATATTGTAAGTCTTGGTTATTATTCGTAGTTTTTTAGACCAATGATTGAAGAGATCGTGTTAGGTGTCACTCTTTTTGGTTGGTCATACGAATTTGTCAGTCGTTATAGCTTTTCGCGGTTGTATTTATTATCACCAATTTAATGTCTCGGCGCTTCAATTTTGATCGAGTTTAGCAAGTATTGGGGGTTTAAAAGGATTAAATCAATCAATCTTTCACAATTTTATGTAGTTTGTACCTATGCTAGTCGGTAATTTGATTTAAATCTGAAAGGATATCAATGAAGTTGTGGAATCATCTTGCTCATAATGAAAACTGGAAGTTGGCCACGTTTTCTCGCCGCCTCTGGTTGatgtaattttgaattaaattcgTGATGATGCAGGTATGCTGCGTTAAGAAGACAGCTTCTTGTTGATCCGCACATACCGAAAGATGGAAGTAGCTCTCCTGATTGTGTCATGGACAATCCACTATCCCAAAACCCAGGTAGAATTTTGGTGAATCTACGTTACTTCCATTTTCCTGCAATATCATTGACTTCCTGATTCTAGTTTGGGGGATTTTGGTTGGTTCAGGAAGGAGGTAGGCACGCCAATTTTCTTTATGTTTACTTGCTGAAATACAATTTGTATTCTTGTCATCAGTGACATAACACGTTGTCATCTGCCTTGGCTTAGGCTTTCATGTGTTTTGGTCTTGCTGAAATACTTTCTGCGTTACTGAGCTATTTGTAACTGGTGTGCCTCTCTTAGATAGCATGTGGGGTCGATTCTTCAAAAATGCTGAACTGGAGAGAATGTTGGATCAAGATTTGACACGCTTGTATCCTGAAAGAGACAGCTATTTCCAGACAAGTGTATGCCAAGGCATATTAAGGCGGATTTTGCTGCTCTGGTGCCTTAGAAACCCAGAATATGGCTACAGACAAGGTAGGTTAATATTGTTTGTATCTGTTCTTTCTGGTCCTCCAGTTTGCGGAAGATGTTTACATTTAGAAGGCCATTTTCATGCTAAAAGTTATTTTTTGGGTTCTTTTAGGTTTGAATATAAACCTCTGATTATCTCTAAACTTATTTTGTGGAGCAGTGTAAAATTACATCCTGACAAAAGAATTCCCCTTTGTGGAAGAATACTGTTAAACTTTGACTATACATTGTTTAGATTGAGGCATTTAATCGATTGCCCAATCTTCAAAAGTTCTTGTTTTTGGTTAAATGAGACCAAGGagcatatattttttttaatatagtaCATTCTGAAATTTGGAAATTTGTTTTAATCTTTTAGCCCTTGGTACTAATGCTCTCTCTGAACTGTACTTTCAGGCATGCATGAAATCTTGGCTCCCCTGTTATATGTTCTTCATGTTGATGTGGAAAATCTGTCAGAAGTGAAAAGAACATATGCTGACCACTTTGTTGATAAATTTGATGGCTTCTCATTTCATGAAAATGACTTGACATACAAATTTGACTTCAAGAAATTCTCAGAGTCCGAGGGAGATAATAATGGATTTGAAAACACTTCTGCAAAAGCTAGTAATCTCTGTGAACTTGATCCTGAGATTCAAACTACAGTTTTACTAAATGATGCCTATGGAGCAGAAGGTGAACTTGGCGTTGTCTTGTCtgagaagtttatggaacaTGATGCCTATTCCATGTTTGATTCTTTGATGAGTGGATCTGGTGGTGCCCTAGCAATGGCCAAGTTTTACTCTCATCCTTCTGGGAAGCCGCATACTGGACCCCCTCCTGTAATTGAAGCTTCTTCTGCCTTTTATCACTTGCTTTACAATGTTGATTCATCTCTTCATGCTCACCTTGTAGAGTTGGGAGTTGAACCCCAGTATTTTGCCCTTCGCTGGCTACGGGTATTATTTGGACGTGAATTTTCTTTGGAAGAGCTTCTGGTGATCTGGGATGAAATTTTTGCACATGAAAATACAGTGTCTAGTCCTGCTGATGCTTGTGATGCTGAATCCAACTTTGCACTTCTCGAGTCACCTAGGGGAGCATTCATATGCGCTTTTGCAGTTTCTATGATACTTAACTTGAGGTCTTCATTGCTTGCCACAGAGAATGCTACTATCTGTCTTCAGAGATTGTTGAATTTTCCTGATGATACTAAACTTGCAAAGCTGTTGGTGAAGGCAAAATCCATGCATGCCATCGCCAGAGAAGCAAACAAGTTAACCCCTGTACCAATTCAATCTGAGTTATATGACAGAAGGAAGTCAAACGTAACTAGGGGTCATAGCCTTTCGCTGGATTCTTCTTCTCCAAATACTCCTCTAACTGTGGTACCTGATAGCTACTGGGAAGAGAAATGGAGAGTTTtgcataaagaaaaagaaaataagccAAGTGCTGGGGGAGATCAAGTTCCAAATCGCAGAAAAGGTTGGTCCGAAAGAGTAAGACTCCGCTTGTCTAGGACTGAATCTGATCCTTCCCCATcaaagaaaaatgaaagaaCCAAAATTCCAAAGCCATTTGTGAGGAGAAGTTTGTTGGATGATCTTGCACGACAGCTTGGAGCAGATGAAGATACTAAAGAGGATACAGTATCTGACGCAGATGTTGGCATCGGGGGTTCAGTGGATGTCAACAGAGAAGATGTAActgataaaaactatgaaagtTCATCAAGTGCTGCTGGGAATGAAGACAATTCTTCCAATTTCTCAGAGCCTTCTGATCCTATTCATAGGAGTAGTGATAATGAGAACGAAGTAGAAAGAAGTAATGTTGCATCAGACTCATCAATGGTTGAAAATGATGCTCAGATATGTGTTAATGGTCCTGAATGCTCCCCTCTGCCTGTCTCGAATCACCAATATGGCGCTCCATTTGATGAAGATgcagatgaaaatgaaaatgaaaatgatactCAGATTTGTGTAGATAATCCTGAATGCTCCCATGTATTTGTCTCAAGCAACCAAGACGGCAGCTCATCAAAATCAGCAGGAAATGATGAGGCTGTTGGGAAATTAGCTACAGGGATAAAGGAGATTAAACATCTATCTGGAAAGTTTCAGTGGTTATGGAAGTTCGGAAGGAATGTAAACGAGGGCACATCTGTGAGAACTGTTCCTGAGGATGCAAAAGCTTGCAATAATGGAAGTGATCAGAacaattttgttgatatttccACTGCCGATGGGTGTAACCGCGCATCTGAAACCAGCAAGGGGGAGACAGTGGACCAAAATTTGAGGGTTAGTTGGAAGAATATTGGTCAATCCATGATTGAGAACATTCAGGTACTTATCTAAACCGTGCTTAAGTTTTTATGTTAGGAACAAAGGTTCTCAGTACTCTAGTCTAGTTTCTATTGTCATAATTGTCACATTTATTTCTTCCTTGATCGGTTCACATATAATTGGGTATGGAAATGAAACTGGGTTTATTTGAGAAATTCAAGGAATTTCATTAAGAGCAACAAGCTTGACCATGTTATCGGTCTTTCCCATGCTTGGTTATATAATCTGTGTAGTGTAGCGACGGCATCTTCTAACAGTTCTACTTGAACCTTGCAGGTGCTGGAGTCTGTGTTCCAGCAGGATCGTGGTGGTCAAGTTGGAGGGTCCTCGGAGAACTTGTCGAAGAACGGGCTTGTCGGTAAAGGACAAGTTACAGCCACGGCTGCACTCAAAGAGCTCAGAAAGATCAGCAATCTTCTCTCtgagatgtgattttgatgctATTACTTAAATGTAAATTTGGTTATTATATATATCCCTCTCGAGTAAACACAATAAATGGTCCTACTAAGGCTTCTATTGTATCCCATCAAATTTTGTATTACCATTGTGTGGTTGTATATACAGATATTATTGAAATAAAAGTTTAAGTTTACTGATATCACGGTTTATTATGTTCACCACATATCCAGCAAAAGTTTTGTGAATTATTTGTAGTCATACCATCTGTTTTCATTTACTCTGACTGGGCTGTATTAAGAGTCTATACTGCACATTCAGCTGAAAAATAAGTACAACATGTTTCACGAAGTAAAGTTGGTGTGTACAACAACAGCATTCAGTTCTGTAAGACGACATAAATAGAATATTATGTGAAAAACGAGCTATTTATTTAATGAGCTCAGCTTTCATCATACTATATAACTATTTTACTAGAATAACATTACGTAAGTATATACATTCTCTATTCAGGTACTGCATGTGATAATCTTCTCGAATACACTTTACCGGGGACAATGCTTATGCAAATTCAATCTGTGTTCTTCCTTCAAGTTGCCTCAGCCTTCACCTTTTCCATGTTTTTCATATCTACAACGATGGCAACCCTGTCAAAAGAAAAAGGGACAAACTTCAAGGGACTATATATTGACATCAAATATTTGAATGATCACCCAAGATCATTAAAAAACACCAAAAGCAACATTCCCAACCTGATGTGACCCGGCAATCACATTGAATGGCAGTCAAGGTTCATCCTTGGAGCTAGAAGTGTCCGAAAATATTAGCATTGGGATTGGATGTTGTGGTGAAGTACCTAGAGTTGCAAACACCACATCacagatataaatagaacttgtTATAAACCAAGTAGGTGGGTGATGGTCTTTCGCATATTTCAACTAATTTACTTTGTAGCTATTCAAATTAAATATGGTAAAGAAACAACTGAGATGTCAGATCTCTGCAAGACATGAAGTGCGATGCTTCTAATAAAGCGTAAGAACATGTGGAACAGAGAGTCTAACTAAAGCATGAATATGCCAATAATATCTCTAGAGCATAGTGCATTGATGACTGCATAAGGCAGGAATTTCGGTTGAACTTGTAAATCTTAAAAACGAATGATAAGATGTTTTGGTGCTTGCAACCTCGCCTAAAACTATTTGACTAGTACTATCTTAAATAAACATCTTACAACATCCCCTAAAAGCCTAACCAAAGCCTACATGTTATCTGTGTATTTGTTTGTAAGGATTAAGCAGGCATACAAGAGATCTTATCAGAAACGTTTGGGAATAACAATGACGATAAACTAGCTATGATTGGTTTTCTTCAGAAGGTACATGGGAACTCCATTTCGCCACTTATCAGCGATAATATCGAAATAAGCTCAAATTTTCAATGGAAAATATCAATATCGAACACACCGAAAatcaatgaataaaaataacGCTTTTCCCCATCTTATTCCAATTATCCAATTCAAGTTTGATAGCACCCGCAACTCACCATTCTTAGCATTCTAGATGTGAAAAAGGAATCAACTTCAGTCGAAATAGGCCACAATAAAAGAGAGATTATTGATTCGATCTCATTGAAAtgatgaaattgaatttgattaCCTTGAATAAAATAGGTGGAGGAAGGCCAGCCGTTGGCCGATAAAAGGGACATCTGCTCATCCTCGGATAACAATTGATGCTGCAATGGGTGGGATATGGAGGCGAGGGTGtagcgcgaggaggcggcgcGTGGGGGGACCCAATAGGAGTGGCCAGGGAGGAAGGGGAGCCAATAGGGGGCGGCGCGGCGGACGATGATGCTGTGGATGGCGTCCTGGAGCCTCTTAACGCCGAGAGAAACAGCCTCGGGGTCGGGTGAATCGGAGTCGAGGTCGACCTCGATGAGCTGAGCGCGGGCGGGTTTGGTGGAGCGGTGGCGGTGGTGGGTGATTAGGGCGTTAGAGGGAGCGAGAGAAGCGCGGGCGAGGGATTGGGAGAGAATTCGAGAGATAGCCATCTGATggattgaaattgaaattgaaattgaaattgaaagagagaaagagagcgACGAATATAAATAGTTTGTAAAGAAATGGTGGCTGGCTGTCATTCCAACGGAATATGATAGAAAGTGGATAAGAGCGAGCACACACGCGGTGTGATATCTATGTTGCAAGTTTTTggtttaatttaaaaattaataaatgttaatttttaaaattgtaattatgtaatatttgttatttgtaattttaaaactctataaatactaatatttcaCTTATACTTAAAATAGGGTAAGTCTAGACCAAAAAACATGTAAATTTTGTTTTATCATACGACCAAAACGAGCTAACACAAAAAATGAGTTGGGTAGGATCGTGTTCTTATATCACGTGTATATCGTTCTCTTCGGTATGTGACtttgaaaatattgtttcaCTTGTGGATTTGCCGATTCCGATCGTAGTTCGATCAATTTAAGTTTAACCATAACTGCTAAATTTAACACTTGTaacataaataatactccatctgtcccataacagatgtcacactttcctttttagtttgtcccataaaaaatgtcacatttgtttttttggaaaaaacactctctcacattaatataaatatactattttctctttccacctaTCACACCAAAcaaatctcctaaaatctcatgtcattcCTCAAGCATGACATctattataggacggagggagtgcaATATATCCCCCAAGTGATCAACATCGATTTGAAATAATCTTGGTTATCTCATTagaccaatgttttaaaaatcggaccagaccggccggttcgaccggttcgGCCGCAAACCGGTAAGTGGTCCGGTCCGATTAGCCCTATAAAACCAGTGACATGTTTAATCGCCATGAACCGCCGAAACCGGTCAGCCGGATCGGTCTGGCCGGGAACCAGAAACCGGTTCAAATGCTTTtcaaaaatttttttaaaaatttcgaCCTTAATAAGAATCGAACTCAAGACCTACCGGTGAACTTACTAACAATTCTACCACTACACCACAAGGACTTCTTGGTAATAACATTAACATAagttatttttatatgttaaacacgaaatattttatctatataaacCAATAATTCGTGTTTAATAGCAAAGTAATTAGTAAtactaattatgatatttaattaTCATCCACTTTATTTATATATCGCTTACTACTGCTAGTTTTatgattatttatat contains:
- the LOC121748825 gene encoding TBC1 domain family member 5 homolog A-like, which translates into the protein MSQVSIDTEIVETESCSGGSRPFRNFRGVRWRIDLGILPSYPSASVDDLRRITANSRRRYAALRRQLLVDPHIPKDGSSSPDCVMDNPLSQNPDSMWGRFFKNAELERMLDQDLTRLYPERDSYFQTSVCQGILRRILLLWCLRNPEYGYRQGMHEILAPLLYVLHVDVENLSEVKRTYADHFVDKFDGFSFHENDLTYKFDFKKFSESEGDNNGFENTSAKASNLCELDPEIQTTVLLNDAYGAEGELGVVLSEKFMEHDAYSMFDSLMSGSGGALAMAKFYSHPSGKPHTGPPPVIEASSAFYHLLYNVDSSLHAHLVELGVEPQYFALRWLRVLFGREFSLEELLVIWDEIFAHENTVSSPADACDAESNFALLESPRGAFICAFAVSMILNLRSSLLATENATICLQRLLNFPDDTKLAKLLVKAKSMHAIAREANKLTPVPIQSELYDRRKSNVTRGHSLSLDSSSPNTPLTVVPDSYWEEKWRVLHKEKENKPSAGGDQVPNRRKGWSERVRLRLSRTESDPSPSKKNERTKIPKPFVRRSLLDDLARQLGADEDTKEDTVSDADVGIGGSVDVNREDVTDKNYESSSSAAGNEDNSSNFSEPSDPIHRSSDNENEVERSNVASDSSMVENDAQICVNGPECSPLPVSNHQYGAPFDEDADENENENDTQICVDNPECSHVFVSSNQDGSSSKSAGNDEAVGKLATGIKEIKHLSGKFQWLWKFGRNVNEGTSVRTVPEDAKACNNGSDQNNFVDISTADGCNRASETSKGETVDQNLRVSWKNIGQSMIENIQVLESVFQQDRGGQVGGSSENLSKNGLVGKGQVTATAALKELRKISNLLSEM
- the LOC121799432 gene encoding uncharacterized protein LOC121799432 gives rise to the protein MAISRILSQSLARASLAPSNALITHHRHRSTKPARAQLIEVDLDSDSPDPEAVSLGVKRLQDAIHSIIVRRAAPYWLPFLPGHSYWVPPRAASSRYTLASISHPLQHQLLSEDEQMSLLSANGWPSSTYFIQGTSPQHPIPMLIFSDTSSSKDEP